The Apium graveolens cultivar Ventura chromosome 10, ASM990537v1, whole genome shotgun sequence nucleotide sequence CGAGATTTAATCATATTAGAGATTTGAGAAAAAGAGTCTCCAGTGATAGTCATACTTGATGGGAGAAATATCTAAATCAACCTGCTAATAAAATTTGAGTCCTTGCTTACTGATTAAAGGAATCACAAGAAGGCAACACTATCACAAGAAGCTGGTTGATTCATAGCCAACACTAGACATACATTCAGTTTAACTCAGATCTATTTCAGTCCTTCCAAGctggttgatttataaccaacACAAGACATAAATTTAGTTCAACTCAAATCTATTTTAGTCCTTGCATGTTAATTATGAAATGGAAAACACTTTTGCTTGATCAAAGTCAAGATTATCTAGCCTCAAAATAACTACATGGATTATACATAATGAAATTTATTGTAAAGTCAACAGCTCGACACTCTCAAGTTTGTCAAGTATTCTATTTTCATTTTATACAAAATCCAAGAGTTTTCCTACCATAATCTTCAACTGACCACTCATCGTATTAGATATTGCACTTATCCTTTAGGATATATGCAAAGGGATATGAAATTACGTATTAACATTGATTTCTTAGTAATCTACACTTCTCAGGTAAAAAACATGCAAACTCTGTTTGCTGAAAAAATATGATAGTGATATGCTCACCATAGGCATTTCCAATCTGACTTTAATTTTGGAATCCAACTGTAACAGCAATGCAAAGGACCATCAGGATCCAATTAATATCTGGAATGTATATCTGTCCGAGAAACTTCTTTGATGTATGTACAACCTTGACTCTAGGGAAACAACCAAATGCAAAGGATCATACACTAGTGTAATTGTTCGAATATTTTACATGATTCTGGATAAGAATATTAAAATAGAAGTTGAACGCAAGATTGAACCTAGAATAGAATGATAGAAGGCGTCCCTGACATGCTCCAATTAATGCTCCTGAAGTAATATGAAAACATAGTCTTTAGTTACATCATATGACTTGATATACTTGGTGAGGCTGACCATTTTGATTCGTCCCTGACATGCTCCAATTAATGCTACTAAGTTGCCTTCACTTTTTAAAGATATAATATTACTTAATGTGAGGCATAAGTACAATTCACGAATTACTGTGGATAACATCTCATTCAGGGACTAAGGTTTCACCTCTTTCCTCTGCAGAATCTTGGATTAGTAAGAAACAAGATTTTAAAGTGAAGTTCTCCCTtcatataaaatataataaaataaaggtgAATCCTGTATTCATTGGTTGGCTATTGAAAAGGCTCCTTTCCCCTACCCCCATGACTCCATGACCAAGGTTATGTTTTCAATTACACTACCCCCTCCCTCAATATTTATAACTAATATAACGAAAAATATATAATATGCCCCCAAAAAGGAAGAAAATAATTAAGGTGAAGCATACTACCTGTCTTGATAGCCTCCTGATTTCTTGATTAAGGATTATATTCAAAAGATTTAGATCTTCACTACTTGTCCTACTCAGAGATTAAAGTATAATTAGACAGATAACAGCAAGGAAACCAGGCAAGGAAGTATAATATGTACGAAAGATAGGTAGATGTACAAGCAATTACCTATTTATAAACTTCAGTTTCACTTCATCAGCTGTCCCAAAAATAGATTTCCGGAATAATCTAAGAATAAGAGACAATTTAGTAAGACCAGTTCCTGAGATAATTCAAAAATGAAAACACTTTAAACTGAAGTTAAATACTTACAAACACTAAAAGAATTCCAATAATAGACCTATATATCAAGTATAATTAGGAACAACAACCTAAAGAAACCTTTTTAGTCTTTCAACAATTGTTAGTTGTTCTACACTTCTACATAATCAACTTTACTACCAAATCTCACAAGAAATGATAAATAGATAGAACATAAATGCAACAATAATTAGGTTTGCTAATGTGTGATATTACCATCCTCAATTAGTAAAGATATTCTTGTTTAGCCTGAATTGCATTAAAGTACGCTGTGAACAGTGAAGAGATCTGGAATATTACTTAATAGTAAAGATTAGATCAAATTTCCTTTTGTATCACAGTTAGCTTTTTCAACTTTTTTTGAAGGGGGGGAACCCAAAGCACAAAGAATAGTATCCATAAATGCAGTATATGCTATAGCACTTATACTCACTTGGCATCGCAGAATAAAAGGTCAGAAGCAAAGGGATTTTTCGTGTGAAAGACCATGACAAAGCGAAACAAATCAGAATATTTTAAGAGAGAATTACAATCCCAAATATTCTCAACTATTCAGCATGAAGCTTTTTCAAGGGTCTACGGATAAAAATTGACAGTTTTTAGTTACAAAAATAACTTTATCCTCGTGCCAACCATTTCGCCGATTCATACCAAAGGTCTTCCAGTCTAGTGGTATCTCCCTCACTTCTTTTACAGAAGGTTGAAGGTTCAAACCTTGTCAAAGACAAGGTGGGCGTGTGAGTGTGTTGATTATCCAATAATAAATGAATTACTAATTCATAACCTATATCAATTCGCAACTTAGAAACATGAGTTCACCTATCATCCCATCGAGCCAGGCGGCTGGCTAGCTGTGCAGTAACTCCATGTGCTGTTCTCGGTATATTATTACCGCCAACAAAAAGAAGTTCCTATAACAGAGTATGACAATAATTATTGCAAAACAAGCAGAAGCAGAAATCTAGTAATTCGGACTACTTAAATAACTTATCTGGCTATGAGCAAACCTGAACTTCTGTAATGCCCATTACATTTACGTTTGATGCAGATCTTTTCATATGTACTGAAGATCCTGAACTGTCAAAAGTACAAGGGCTTATTACTGTAGTGTAAACCTTACAAAAAGAAATTGTAACTTTAATAAGACAATGAAATAATATATAACTGCACATTTTTAATCAACATGCAACTTGAGTAGAGTTAAAAATAAGATTCTCATACAATTTGATATAATGTAAGATGGAAGATGCAATATATAGTCATATATCAAAGACGGAGTCAGACTTTAACTCTGAAAGACGGAGTGATATGAAGATTACAAAATAACTCTGAAAATTAAACTAAACGACCAAATCCCTCCGACGAAATCATTATGACTAACTCGAAAAAAATATTAGGAGAAAACACTGATCCAGTTTAGAGGCAATATCGCATTTGGAGATGAATAATCTTACCTCAATATGCTTAAAAGAGTAAAACAATAAGGAAAAGTTGAAAATCGAAGAGACATACACTCACACAAAACATTATTTTCCAGCAATATAAACAAAGATATATATTATAACAACACAACTACATACCCAAAATTAGATTAGCATCAAATGGAAGTGTAATATAATGCACAACCAAAAATTTAATGAACATTACAAAAATAGAACACAACTTAAAATAAAGCCAGATGTTAATTAACTTAAAAGACAAATAGAATTAAGAGAGAAGAAAGTGATTACTGTAATAAAACTGAGAAAAACAGAGCTGGCGGTGTGGCTTTGTAGTTTGGCGGCGAGACAAACTACATATATTATTTTTGGAAGGCTGGAGCTGGAAGTCTCAAAAGCACACCTGAATTACACAATCAAACAACAAACCaaattagagagagagagagagagagagcgtaACTGAAATATAATCAAATACTAGAAACCCAAATAAAGAATCTATAAATAATAGCGCAATAAAGCCTGGTAAGATTAAAACTGCCCTAATTCAACTCGATTTGTAAAACTCAATTGATTCGAAACCCCCAATCAACCCCTAATTAATAATGCTCACAAATATTGAACCACCAAAGCTTGAAGCCATATAATTTCTTGAAGAACCCAGTTTTGAAAACCCCTAAATTTTAAAGAAGCATCGAATGTATGTTTCAGAGAGAGCGATGTGTCGTGTTTTTGGAAGGAAAAGAGTGAAGCCGCTGTGTGTGTTTCTTTTCTGAATTTTGTTAAAGTCCAGCTCCAAAAACAAAGCGGCAATTTTCCCTCTTCACCAAATTTTCAATGTCCAccttttttatattatttttacatatatatatatatatattgatattaaAATTGTCTAAAATATAGTTTTCATAAATTCTATCCTTTCCAATTTAAATTATCAAAAATAAATTACTTTTGCTATCATTAATCACTCCGtcaataaattattaatttttagaaattataatattttttcccattatatattcattttttgtaaaataatttttaatttataaaattttattataattcaTTATTATTGAATTTAATAACATATTATCAAGTTCAACAAAGTTAAATAAATAATATCTTGATTATTAATTcatttttatgaaaataattatttatttaaattataaaatatataaattcaTCTTTTTAGTATGCTACGGTAACATATTATGACTATACCGCAACATCAAAAAAGAGGGGTTGCGATAGACATTTGTTTAGAAGGCTACTATTACACTTTTCTTTGCAACCCAGGATGAAGGGTTGTAGCATGCAATTTATGGCGTACTgagggttcaaagacaaatcgaaaacaagcatccgaagtatcaactatattgaagaatacaaaagtcttcttctccgtagccgtcttgtGCACTCTAGGTCTTCTCAATGCTCTATCTTGGCTCCTTGTTATTAAAAATGAATTATTATTGGCTTATATATGCTTTGGAAGACCCGGgccctcaaaatcatcaaattcaaGTCAAATCAGGATTCTGGCTCAGGACTCTAGCGCGGCCGCCCCACAGTCGGTGCGGCCGCGCGGCCTTTCTGTCAATCTGGCGCAGCCGCCCCGCTTCCCGCGCGGACGCGCCGTGCCTCTGGATTTCTCTTCATTTTCTTATTTCTGCTGTAACTTGAGCTCCGTTCATCCAATTTCAGCGAATCAATAGTCCACGCGAAGTTATCGAGATGCTCTTCAACATGAACATGGCCTAGGCTTTcaattctgatctcttttcaACATATTTCTTTGAAAAGCTATTTTATTCATCCAACTAAAGCCTGTAatacaaaaacacaaaaatacatcaaaaataccaataacttgagtccaaaacaccaacttaagcctgtaatgaggcgttccaagtagatatgaaatccacttatcagttaggaatgagttttcggaagagtttcgggttataaaaatgcaaaaacggttgaagttggacggtACCCGGTTTTATAAAACAGTTTTGTAATTATACAGAAAATAATTAAcaaattcataaatcattttaaaatcatataaaaatccaaaaattactagaaaatatcacaattatctatataaTATTCTAGACATATTACAATTAGAATACTTATCATATATACACATTTAGATATCAACATCAAACAtcatataattcaccaaaattcatataataatcacataataatcatttatggataaaaataattacacgctatatcccggatattacatccccccttaaaaggatttcgtcctcaaaatctcctaagtaaacaaatgagggtacttttctcacatatcactttctagttcccaggttgactcttcaacctttagGTTTCTCCAGAgtactcttactaaatttacaactttattccttaataccttctttttcttttctagaatctctattggattctctacatacgataaatctgcctaaagttctattggctcatactTGATTACATGCCTAGTGTatggattgtacttcttaagcattgatacgtgaaataCATTATAATTTTTTCTCTATATGCGGAGGTAATTccaattcgtatgctaccttACCGACATGTTTCaagatctcaaaaggtccaacatatctaggactcagctttcctttttTTCCGAATCTTgacaatcctttccatggtgacacttttaGTAACACTAGATCTCCTTCTTTGAATTCTATATCCTTTttggattgatctgcatatttcctttgacgatcttgtatTGCAATTAATCTTTTCTGAATGACctcaacaacttcttttgtctgttgcaccaattcgggtccaagtatcttacgttctccgacttcgtcccaatatactggtgatcaacatttgtgtccataaagagcttcgtaggaAGGCATTCTGATACTGGCGTGATAAttgttattgtaagcaaactccactaagggaaaatgttcatcccaattttctttgaaatcaatgacacaaacatgtaacatatcttcaattgcttggatcattctttcactttgaccgtcagtctgtggatgataagttgtactcatgttcaacttgattcccaaacattcctgaaaacttctccaaaattttaaattgaattgTGGATCTTGATCTGATACAATAGACATAGGCACTCTATGAtgaactactatttccttcaaatacatgtgaaccaacttgtccaatgaaaatctttcattaataggcaggAAATGAACTGATTtagttagtctgtccactataacccatatggcatcgtggTTCGCTTTCATCCTTGGTAATAAGAATATAAAATCCAttgcaatgtgctcccacttccattctagaATCTCTAGTTGCTGTAACAATCTGtttggtctctggtgctctaccttaactctttgacacgtataacatttgttaacccattcaacaatttctcttttcatgtctAGCCACGagtaattttcttttaaatctctgtacatcttggtacttcctggatggatggaatactttgagttgtgagcttccggtagaatttcatttttcaactctgttactggtggaatccaaattctggaagaaaatctgaggATACCTTGATTATCCTTTTGAGTGCATAATTCTTCTCCTACTAAATggttgatatcctgatccattatttcctcttggcattttcttattttctttaacaattctggctgaaaagtcatactatacatctttgcttcattaggcttacaaattctgacttccaattccaatttctgaaatatCTTGTATAACTCTTCTGGTATTGTTAACGCGTTcagtctttcctttctgcttaacgtatctgccaccatatttgcttttcctgggtgatagttaatcatgcaatcatagtctttgatcagttctaaccatcttctctgtctcatattgagttccttttgcgtgaatatgtattttaaactcttgtgattCGTATATATCTCACATTTTTCTTCATATAGATAATGTCACCAAATTTTCAAGGCGAATACTATTGCTGCTAATTctaagtcatgagtaggataatTCTTCTCACAAGGTTTCAATTATCTAGACGCATATGTAATAACTTTATCAtactgcatcaaaacacaacctaattcCTTATGAGAAGCTTCACTATAGATTataaaatttccttgatcatctggaagtgacaaaataggtgtcgtgatcaatttcttcttcaattcctagaaactttcttcacatttctcgttccttataaacttctcattttcctggtaagcttcgtcaaaggcgTCGTAATATTtgagaaatctttaacaaatctttgatagtatcctgccaatgttaagaaacttcttacttctattattgtttttggcctttcccaattcataaaagcttcaatctttgttgggtctactttgattccttcattactgactacatgccctaaaaattgaacttcttgtaaccaaaactcacactttgaaaacttggcatacaatttctcttttctcaaaatttctaaaGATATCCTTAAATGCTCCGCATGGTCTTCCGTTCTCttggagtagatcaaaatatcatcgataaatacaatgacaaacttgtccaaatattcctaaaaaattctgttcatcaagtccatagATGTTGCTAGGGCATGGGTCAATCCAAAAGacttcaccaaaaattcataatgaccgtaccttgttctaaaagctgtctttggtatatcttcaggtttgatcttcaattggtgatatccaaatctcaaatcaaacttagagaaatacttggctcctttcagttgatcaaacaaatcatcgaaTCGAGGTAATgggtacttgttcttgatcgtaagcttattgatttctcgatagtcgatgcataacctcatgcttccatcctttttcttaacaaatagtaccggtgcaccccatggggatataTTGGGCCTAATCACTCCTTTTTCCAATAACTCTTGTAATTgttttgctagttccttcattttgactggcgccattctgtacggggccttagatactggttccgttccaggtgctaagtcgatcaaaactcaatttctttagtcctggtaattcatctagaaacatgtctggaaattcatttaccataTGAATGTCTTGTAGTTTtgttggctcctgacttctatctgTCACATAAGCAATcaaatgctcgcatccttgtcgtagtaacttcttgacTTGAATCATCatcaagaacttctttgcttgtttCTGACCTTTAAACGTTACCAGTTTCTCGTTTGGCATCTTCAAAATTACCTTTTTGTtatgacagtctatctgagcatcatgcttagatagccagtccaatcctaaaataacgtcaaactctcctaagttaaatggtatcaagtcagccCCAAACTTAataccagaaatctcaatctcacaattcgTACACATTTGATTAACAGATACATgatcttgatttgctaattctaaTGTCATAATCTCACTTAGCAGTTCAATTagacaattcaacttatcaacaaaatcttgagaaataaacgatcgagttgctctcGAATC carries:
- the LOC141692326 gene encoding uncharacterized protein LOC141692326 isoform X2; translated protein: MKRSASNVNVMGITEVQELLFVGGNNIPRTAHGVTAQLASRLARWDDRLFRKSIFGTADEVKLKFINRTSSEDLNLLNIILNQEIRRLSRQEH
- the LOC141692326 gene encoding uncharacterized protein LOC141692326 isoform X1 → MKRSASNVNVMGITEVQELLFVGGNNIPRTAHGVTAQLASRLARWDDRLFRKSIFGTADEVKLKFINRTSSEDLNLLNIILNQEIRRLSRQVVCFTLIIFFLFGGILYIFRYISYKY